A stretch of the Gemmatimonadota bacterium genome encodes the following:
- a CDS encoding Xaa-Pro peptidase family protein, which produces MTASPGNEAVLLIADSELNADMLYAAGLFVPDPFTFLQVDGRTTIMMSDLEIDRARAQSKVDEVVSLTDYSNRAKKSGNADPGLVDAVVELLREREVKGVSVPNSFPLGYADKLRDRGFTVASKEDPFWDRRPVKTDDEVSAISNASRHTEDALRMAFGILAEAAVKDGLLHGPEGPLTSEYLRKRIHVYLLERDCIAQHTIIAGGVQGCEPHNGGSGPLRAGEPIIFDLFPKSTKTGYYADITRTVVKGPVSDTFRRLYDTVLEGQEIALSRVRAGVDGREIHGEVERLFESRGYETGAKNGRMQGFFHGTGHGFGLEIHEPPRISKVSQVLVAGHVVTVEPGLYYPDLGGGVRIEDNVVVTENGCDNLTRLEKVFEL; this is translated from the coding sequence ATGACCGCTTCACCCGGTAACGAGGCCGTCCTGCTCATCGCGGACAGTGAGTTGAACGCCGACATGCTGTACGCCGCGGGTCTATTCGTCCCCGATCCCTTCACCTTCCTGCAGGTGGACGGCCGGACGACCATCATGATGAGCGACCTGGAAATAGACCGCGCGCGGGCACAGTCGAAGGTCGATGAAGTTGTATCGCTCACGGACTATTCGAACCGCGCGAAGAAGAGCGGCAATGCGGATCCGGGACTCGTGGACGCCGTAGTCGAACTGCTCCGGGAACGGGAAGTGAAGGGCGTCAGCGTGCCGAACAGCTTCCCCCTGGGTTACGCCGACAAGCTTCGGGATCGGGGATTCACGGTGGCGTCGAAGGAGGACCCCTTCTGGGACCGGCGCCCGGTGAAGACCGACGACGAGGTATCGGCCATCTCGAACGCCTCCCGCCACACGGAGGACGCCCTGCGCATGGCCTTCGGCATACTGGCTGAAGCTGCCGTGAAGGATGGCCTGCTCCACGGGCCGGAGGGGCCGCTGACTTCCGAATACCTCCGGAAGCGCATCCACGTCTACCTGCTGGAACGGGACTGCATCGCCCAGCACACGATTATCGCCGGGGGTGTCCAGGGCTGCGAACCTCACAACGGGGGTTCCGGACCGTTGCGCGCCGGCGAGCCCATCATCTTCGACCTGTTTCCCAAGTCCACGAAGACCGGGTACTACGCGGACATCACCCGCACCGTGGTGAAGGGGCCGGTGTCCGACACGTTCCGTCGGCTGTACGATACGGTGCTGGAAGGACAGGAAATCGCGCTTTCGCGGGTCCGGGCCGGGGTGGACGGACGGGAAATCCACGGTGAAGTGGAACGGCTGTTCGAAAGCAGGGGTTACGAGACGGGCGCGAAGAACGGCCGCATGCAGGGCTTCTTCCACGGCACGGGCCACGGCTTCGGCCTGGAAATCCACGAACCGCCCCGCATATCGAAGGTGTCACAGGTCCTCGTTGCCGGCCACGTCGTGACCGTCGAACCGGGCCTGTACTACCCCGATCTGGGCGGAGGCGTTCGGATCGAAGACAATGTGGTCGTAACTGAAAACGGTTGTGATAACCTGACGCGGCTGGAGAAGGTTTTCGAGTTGTAA